TGCCCGACGCGATCGCGTAGCTGCCGGGTTCGGCGAGGGCGAGCAGGTCGTGGTCGCAGCCCGCCTCGGGAAAGTCGAATCCGGCCACCCAGTCGACGGTCAGCGCCGCGTCCTCCCGTGCCCTGCGCAACTGCTCGACAAGAGTCAGGAGTTCGGCCCGGCCGGGGACCCGGTGGAAGCCGCCGACGCGGAGGTTGACCGGGTGGATCGCCCGGCCTCCGAGCCGTTCGATGATCGCGTTGCCGGTCTGCTTGAGCCGCAGGCCGCGTTCGACGTCGGCACGCCTGATCCGGGACAGTTCGACGACGTTGTCGCAGCCGTGGAAGTCGGGGGCGTGCAGGAGGTGGATGTGCAGGGCGTGGCTCTCGATCCACTCACCGCAGTAGACCAGGCTTCGCAGGGAAGCGAGTTGGCCGTCGACCTCGACCCCGCAGACGTCCTCGATCGCGCGGCATGCGCTCAGCTGGTACGCGACCGGGCAGATGCCGCAGATCCGGGACGTGAGGTCCGGGGGCTCGGTGTAGGAACGTCCGCGCAGCAGCGCCTCGAAGAAGCGCGGCGGCTCGTAGACCGCCAGTCGGGCCTCGGCGACCTCCCGTCCCCGCAACCGCAGGTGGAGGGCGCCCTCGCCCTCGACACGGGAGAGCGCCCCGACCCGCAGGACCCGGGAGCCTCGGTGGGTCACCGTTCGAGTTCCTTCCGCGAGGCGGCCTCGAACTCCTCGGCCGCGGTGTTGAACGTGCGCAGCACCCGGACGACGTCCAGGGTCTGCATGCCGTCCCGGCGCAGGAGCGGGACGAAGGCGGGCAGGTTGGTGGAATCGGACGGGCCGAAGCAGCCGTAGCAGCCGCGCCCGAAGGTCGGGCAGATCGCGCCGCAGCCGGCGTGGGTGACCGGCCCGAGACAGGGGTGCCGTGGGCCACCGTCACGCAGACCGTGCCACGCTGCTTGCACTCGAAGCAGACGGAGTGCGCGGGGACATCGGGGGTGCGTCCGGCGAGGTACGCGGAGATGACCTCGATCAGCTGACGGCGGTCGATGGGGCAGCCACGCAGTTCGAAGTCGACGGCGACGTGGGCGCCGATGGGGGTGGAGGTGGCGAGGGTGGCGACGTAGTCGGGGCGGGCGTAGACGGCGGCCCGGAACTCCTCGATGTCCGCGTAGTTGCGCAGCGCCTGGACGCCGCCGGCGGTGGCGCAGGCCCCGATGGTCACCAGTCGGCGTGAGGCGGCACGGATCCGGTGGATCCGGTCGACGTCCTGCGGGGTGGTCACCGAGCCCTCGACCAGGGACAGGTCGTAGGGGCCGGGGACGTCGGCGCTGGATGCCTCCGTGAAGTGTGCGATCTCCACCCGGTCGGCGAGGGCGAGGAGTTCGTCCTCGCAGTCGAGCAGGGTGAGCTGGCAGCCGTCGCAGGAGGCGAACTTCCAGACGGCGAGCGTCGGTCGGCGACGGGGGTCGGCTGTCATGTCACAACTCCCTGACCATGAGGAGCGGCCGGGCGGTGGCCCAGCCCACCACCGGCCCGTCGCGGCAGAGCAGGAGGGGCCCGAGCTGGCAGTGGCCGCAGTGGCCGGTCCCGCAGTGCATGGTGCGCTCCAGTGAGACGTGGACCCGGGCCGGCTCGACGCCGCGCAGGGTGAGTTCGGCCGCGGTGGCACGGATCATCGGTTCGGGACCGCAGACGAAGGCATCCGTGTCCTCGGGCCGGAGTGCGATGCGGTCGAGCAGGGTCGTGACGACGCCGACCTCCCCCCAGAGGCTGTCGGGCCGGTCCACGGTGGTGAGGACGCGGGCCGCGGACTGCCAGTCGCGGATCTCCGCGGTGTACAGCAGGTCGCGCGGTGTGCGGGCGCCGATCAGGACGCCGATCCGCCCGTACCCCTGCGACGCCGCCAGCGCCGCGCGCACCAGCGGGCGCAGTGGTGCCAGGCCGATGCCGCCCGCGACCACCAGCAGGTCGCGACCGGCTGCCGCGGGCAGGCCCCAGCCGGTGCCGAAGGGCCCGCGGACGCCGACCGCGGCTCCGGTCTCCAGGGCATGCAGGGCGGTGGAGACGGCTCCGACGGAGCGGACGGTGTGGGTCAGCCGGTCGCCGTCCAGGGCGCTGACCGAGAGGGGGATGTCGCCGACGCCGAGCGCGTAGACCATCGCGAACTGGCCCGGAGTGAAGGGCGGCAGAGCTCGACCGGCCGGTTCGAGGACAATCGTGGCGGTGTCGTGGGTCTCGGGTCCGGCGGCCACCACCCGGTAGGGCGTCGGGACCGCGGCCGGACCGCCGAGGGGCGGCGCGGTCACGGGGCCCGGCCGGTCTCCGCGGCACCGGCCGATCCGTAGAGGTCCAGCAGCCGTGTCCGGGTGGCCTTCAGCCGGCGGGCGACGACCGCGGCGACCTCGTGGGTCACCGCCAGACCGAAGGCGGGGTCCTCCCGGCATGCCGTGCGGACGCGGGCAGCGTCGAACTCGGACGCCGCCAGGGGGCCGCGGGTCTGCGCGCCGAGGTGCCACCGGTAGGGCTCGAACAGCCAGGACCAGCCGAGCAGATCGCCCTGACCGAGGGTTTCGACGACGGCGGCGCGTCGGCCCGGGACGTGGATGTCGAGGGCGACGTGCCCGGACCGGATGATCCAGAACCGGTCGGCGTAACCGTCCTCCTCGAAGATCCGGGCGCCGCCGGGGACGGCGACCTCCCGGGCGTACCCGAGCAACCTGTCCCGGTGGGCGGGGGCGAGGGCGGCGAGAAAGCCGTGCTGGGCCGTGTTCACCGCGGGTCCCCTGGCCGGTGGCCCCGGCCCCGGCCTCCCGCTCCCGGTGGAGCGCGTGCGCCTCCTCGGTGATGTCGATGCCGACCGGGCACCACACGATGCAGCGTCCGCAGCCGACACACCCCGAACTGCCGAACTGGTCGAACCAGGTGCCGAGCTTGTGGGTGGCCCACTGCCGGTATCGGCTGCGCGGCGACGCACGGACGGGTCCGGGCGCCAGGTGGCTGAAGTCGAGGTCGAAGCAGGACTCCCAGCGCCGCCACCGTTCGGCGTGGTCACCCGTCAGGTCGGTGACGTCCTCGGCGGAGGTGCAGAAGCAGGTCGGACAGACCATGGTGCAGTTGCCGCAGGTCAGGCAGCGGGCCGCGACGTCGTCCCAGCGCTCGGCCGTGAGCGTGTCGCGCATCAGGGCCTGCAGGTCGACCGGCGGCATGCTCCGGCCCATCCGGTCGGCA
The Kitasatospora paranensis genome window above contains:
- a CDS encoding FAD/NAD(P)-binding protein — translated: MTAPPLGGPAAVPTPYRVVAAGPETHDTATIVLEPAGRALPPFTPGQFAMVYALGVGDIPLSVSALDGDRLTHTVRSVGAVSTALHALETGAAVGVRGPFGTGWGLPAAAGRDLLVVAGGIGLAPLRPLVRAALAASQGYGRIGVLIGARTPRDLLYTAEIRDWQSAARVLTTVDRPDSLWGEVGVVTTLLDRIALRPEDTDAFVCGPEPMIRATAAELTLRGVEPARVHVSLERTMHCGTGHCGHCQLGPLLLCRDGPVVGWATARPLLMVREL
- a CDS encoding cyclic nucleotide-binding domain-containing protein, which gives rise to MNTAQHGFLAALAPAHRDRLLGYAREVAVPGGARIFEEDGYADRFWIIRSGHVALDIHVPGRRAAVVETLGQGDLLGWSWLFEPYRWHLGAQTRGPLAASEFDAARVRTACREDPAFGLAVTHEVAAVVARRLKATRTRLLDLYGSAGAAETGRAP